Proteins from a genomic interval of Lacticaseibacillus pabuli:
- a CDS encoding alpha/beta hydrolase family protein, with the protein MKFIFDDPTFSYEALRTLSYAPYGGADVGEVLNTAYQITPGDFESWYTQWHALADRLVARAAKFEQSKQMLSASQNYLKASNYYRSAEFFLHGNPDDPRMLATWQRSRDTFQQGMVLSKQSCEVVAIPYEDTTMPGYFYKVDDKPRPTMLVHGGYDSTGEELYFQVAYDALAHGYNVLTFEGPGQGAMIREQHLGFRADWEVVVSAAVDYLETRADVLADKIVLIGISFGGLLAPRAAAFEHRLAGVVADDGVFSFSFADAFSARGHAMTDITQMADKLKQLMTQSANVRWVIENGLFTFNAKSIAELFTKTADFTLAGVADKIECPVLIGEAANDGFFKGQPGMLYDAINAPKTLMKFGPEDGAEEHCQMGAINYYNQRVFEWVDGIVK; encoded by the coding sequence TACGAAGCATTGCGGACACTGAGCTATGCACCGTACGGGGGTGCTGACGTGGGTGAGGTGCTGAACACGGCATATCAGATTACACCCGGCGATTTTGAGAGTTGGTACACACAGTGGCATGCATTGGCCGACCGACTCGTCGCGCGGGCAGCAAAGTTTGAGCAGTCAAAGCAGATGCTCAGTGCTAGCCAGAATTATTTGAAAGCGTCGAATTACTACCGTTCCGCGGAATTCTTCCTGCACGGCAACCCCGATGATCCCCGGATGCTGGCAACCTGGCAGCGGAGTCGTGACACTTTCCAGCAGGGGATGGTCTTGTCTAAGCAGTCCTGCGAGGTGGTCGCAATTCCATATGAAGACACGACGATGCCAGGATACTTCTACAAAGTTGACGACAAGCCGCGGCCCACGATGTTGGTCCACGGCGGGTATGACTCAACTGGTGAGGAGTTATACTTCCAGGTCGCCTATGACGCACTGGCCCACGGGTACAACGTGCTGACTTTCGAGGGTCCAGGTCAAGGCGCCATGATCCGGGAACAGCACCTGGGCTTCCGCGCTGACTGGGAAGTGGTCGTGAGCGCGGCTGTTGATTATCTCGAGACGCGTGCGGACGTGCTGGCGGATAAGATTGTGCTGATAGGTATTAGTTTTGGGGGCTTGCTCGCGCCACGCGCAGCAGCCTTTGAACACCGTCTCGCCGGCGTTGTTGCCGATGATGGCGTGTTCTCATTCAGCTTTGCCGACGCCTTCTCAGCTCGCGGTCACGCCATGACTGACATCACGCAGATGGCGGACAAACTCAAGCAGCTCATGACGCAAAGTGCGAACGTCCGCTGGGTGATTGAAAATGGGCTGTTTACCTTCAATGCCAAGTCGATTGCGGAACTGTTTACTAAAACCGCTGACTTCACGCTAGCGGGCGTTGCAGACAAGATTGAATGTCCCGTATTGATTGGTGAGGCGGCCAACGACGGTTTCTTCAAGGGACAGCCGGGAATGTTGTACGACGCCATCAATGCACCCAAGACCTTGATGAAGTTTGGCCCGGAAGATGGCGCGGAGGAGCACTGCCAGATGGGCGCGATTAATTACTACAACCAGCGTGTTTTCGAATGGGTTGATGGTATTGTGAAGTAA
- a CDS encoding VOC family protein, which translates to MQIESIDHIVLTVANINRTVAFYHDVLGMEITNFAEGRTALCFGDMKINLHERGHEFEPKANHPTPGSGDFCLLTKTPLEEVMATLNEHAVAVEVGPITKHGALGDLRSVYVRDPDQNLVEISNQLSRD; encoded by the coding sequence ATGCAAATCGAATCAATTGACCACATTGTCTTGACCGTTGCGAACATCAATCGGACGGTCGCGTTCTACCACGACGTTCTCGGAATGGAAATCACGAACTTTGCTGAGGGACGGACGGCGCTCTGCTTTGGCGATATGAAAATCAATCTGCACGAACGCGGCCACGAATTTGAGCCGAAAGCGAACCACCCAACGCCGGGCTCAGGGGACTTTTGCCTCCTGACTAAGACGCCGCTTGAGGAAGTGATGGCGACGCTGAACGAGCATGCCGTGGCCGTTGAGGTCGGGCCGATTACCAAGCATGGTGCGCTAGGCGACTTGCGGTCCGTTTACGTGCGGGACCCGGATCAGAATTTAGTCGAAATCAGCAATCAATTATCCCGTGACTAG
- a CDS encoding class I SAM-dependent methyltransferase, which produces MKLNEIVAAMGVATDDPIQTVQTAYRMRLVEHWDIQPGMRILEVGCGQGDMTAALAAAVGPDGVVEAYDIASPDYGAPTTIGQAQAQIAAGPLGKQVHSHLATDVTDAINAFEPGCFDALVIAHAAWYFPNVDAFTELLETLAPYVKQMLLAEWSLAVTDVRQNGHLLSALIQSEFAVTHPDQAENIRTLITPEQLTPVLQNLGFQVGTAIVPTPQMQDGAWEIDTALHEIKPLIMGDSTLPAAEHQRYAALFDTLETQTDHQMALNAFAMTAVRH; this is translated from the coding sequence TTGAAACTTAACGAAATTGTTGCTGCTATGGGTGTTGCGACCGATGACCCAATCCAGACCGTGCAAACGGCTTACCGGATGCGTCTGGTCGAACACTGGGACATCCAGCCGGGGATGCGCATCCTCGAAGTGGGATGTGGTCAGGGCGACATGACAGCTGCACTTGCTGCGGCTGTTGGTCCAGATGGCGTTGTCGAGGCTTACGACATTGCGAGCCCTGATTACGGTGCGCCGACCACAATTGGGCAGGCCCAGGCACAAATTGCTGCTGGACCACTGGGTAAACAGGTGCACTCGCACTTGGCAACCGACGTGACCGACGCCATCAATGCCTTTGAACCTGGGTGCTTTGACGCGCTCGTCATTGCGCACGCTGCTTGGTACTTCCCAAACGTTGACGCCTTTACTGAGTTGCTCGAGACTTTGGCGCCTTACGTTAAGCAAATGCTATTGGCTGAATGGTCACTGGCAGTCACGGATGTTCGGCAAAACGGGCATTTGTTGTCCGCACTCATCCAATCTGAGTTTGCCGTGACGCATCCCGATCAGGCCGAGAATATTCGGACGTTGATCACGCCAGAGCAATTGACACCGGTCCTGCAAAATCTGGGCTTCCAAGTTGGCACGGCAATCGTACCGACACCGCAGATGCAAGATGGCGCTTGGGAGATTGACACAGCCTTACACGAGATTAAGCCACTGATTATGGGTGACTCGACCCTACCGGCTGCCGAGCACCAGCGGTATGCAGCATTGTTCGACACCCTGGAGACGCAGACTGATCATCAAATGGCACTGAATGCCTTTGCGATGACGGCAGTTCGTCACTAA
- a CDS encoding cation diffusion facilitator family transporter, producing MDNLKKYLKKETHAYEVAERNEISNLTQARRYLWINVAIYVAITVIEYILSVIGHSQALQADAFNNLSGVISTGLLIIGSLIATSNDDDLMGEPIAAKHGRVNEGAVRMSRFRLETIFTLLTSFVIVLIAGQIVFKGIRSLFAVHEVIVPNMYSSIGAAMATMLMLVVYAINRIYGKRLNNASLVAASRDSLGDVVTSLGTLVGLIVATYFSIPWLDGALSIVLGLFILWSGFKVFQEAALNLADYVDPELEKQMRDAIKKLSADIHVMTVKGRRNGNVLIVNAVIAVPPKMDALHIYEITEQIEHMLHDKFKVFDTDVSVVPNPHKKH from the coding sequence GTGGATAATTTAAAGAAGTATCTTAAAAAGGAAACACACGCCTACGAGGTCGCGGAGCGGAACGAAATCAGCAACCTCACCCAAGCTCGCCGGTATTTGTGGATTAACGTGGCCATTTACGTTGCCATCACGGTAATTGAATACATTTTGTCTGTCATTGGCCATTCACAAGCCCTGCAGGCGGATGCTTTTAACAACCTGTCTGGTGTTATTTCGACGGGCTTGCTGATCATCGGCTCACTCATTGCGACCAGTAATGATGATGATTTGATGGGCGAACCCATTGCCGCAAAACACGGTCGGGTCAATGAGGGTGCCGTGCGGATGTCGCGTTTTCGGCTTGAAACCATATTCACCTTGTTAACCAGTTTCGTGATTGTGTTGATTGCGGGGCAAATTGTGTTCAAGGGCATCCGGAGTTTGTTTGCCGTGCATGAAGTGATTGTGCCGAATATGTATTCCAGCATTGGGGCCGCAATGGCAACTATGTTGATGCTAGTCGTCTATGCGATTAACCGGATATACGGTAAGCGGCTCAATAACGCGTCCCTTGTGGCAGCTTCACGCGATAGTCTCGGGGATGTCGTCACGAGTTTGGGCACGCTGGTTGGTTTGATTGTGGCGACCTACTTTTCAATTCCATGGCTTGACGGTGCGCTGTCCATCGTGCTCGGACTGTTTATCCTGTGGTCCGGGTTCAAGGTGTTCCAAGAAGCGGCGCTCAACCTGGCCGATTATGTGGACCCCGAGCTAGAGAAGCAGATGCGCGATGCCATCAAGAAGTTGAGTGCCGACATTCACGTGATGACTGTGAAGGGGCGGCGCAATGGCAATGTGCTCATCGTGAACGCGGTCATCGCCGTGCCACCGAAGATGGACGCGTTGCACATTTATGAGATTACCGAACAAATTGAACACATGCTACATGACAAGTTCAAAGTGTTCGACACCGACGTCAGCGTGGTGCCGAATCCACACAAGAAGCATTGA